One Micromonospora craniellae genomic region harbors:
- a CDS encoding winged helix-turn-helix domain-containing protein, giving the protein MSPSPKWVELAEHIRQQVAKGELSPGDKLPSTAQLCQIHGVSAIVVRNAMLTLKAEGLVVGVPGVGVFVAER; this is encoded by the coding sequence ATGTCACCGAGCCCGAAGTGGGTTGAACTCGCCGAGCACATCCGCCAACAGGTCGCCAAGGGTGAACTATCGCCAGGCGACAAGCTGCCGTCCACCGCGCAGTTGTGCCAGATCCACGGCGTGTCGGCGATCGTCGTGCGTAACGCGATGCTGACGCTGAAAGCCGAAGGGCTTGTCGTTGGCGTTCCCGGAGTCGGCGTATTCGTTGCGGAGCGGTGA
- a CDS encoding DUF6244 family protein yields MSAAEMIARLAAAVQKLDEAKAKTAAAAQDAAEARQLVAGALQGVAAGPLIGVIDAYRQALGQAAQGGEPARQQVQETITKVRALGN; encoded by the coding sequence GTGAGTGCTGCGGAGATGATCGCCAGGTTGGCGGCTGCGGTGCAGAAGCTTGATGAGGCGAAGGCGAAGACGGCTGCTGCTGCTCAGGATGCGGCTGAGGCGCGTCAGCTTGTCGCGGGTGCGTTGCAGGGTGTGGCTGCTGGTCCGTTGATCGGCGTGATCGACGCGTATCGGCAGGCGCTTGGTCAGGCTGCTCAGGGAGGGGAGCCGGCCAGGCAGCAGGTCCAGGAGACGATCACGAAGGTTCGTGCCTTGGGAAACTGA
- a CDS encoding DEAD/DEAH box helicase family protein, with the protein MLVYVDAQAAMFKIRTFGDEMAKDLLRRTSQQPRKDFYSRVEALHADGTLTRDVYQAFHSLRDQGNRAVHDHLAEVRAALEMLRTGFELGLWFHRALTGDRSPIGFVPPTPPPQQVPQSVADALQAELARYQQELAETKLLLAGKPSVAVAQADADRDAERAIRRAAADRDEAVALVTSLAPEVRAAQDALDASVTGKVSAAKREEFISRARRASREPLNETQTRVEIDRQLTAAGWQVQDENQINLYAATGVAVREVTLATGRADYLLYVDRLLVGVIEAKREGTAPRGVEAQLDRYQRGLTAEQRICAWRRDEPLPFGYVATGTETAFVNRLDPFPRTREVFAFHRAETLARWMREADDDPDAPTLRARLRRMPTLDPLGLRPAQVDAITGLELSLAHDRPRGLVQMATGAGKTFTAVTGSYRLLKHARANRILFLVDRNNLGKQTLQEYAGYQTPDDGRKFAELYNVDRLSGAGMLASSNVVISTIQRLYSALRGDDLPDPDTDDRAFDDYDLDAPAEVAYNPAIPPETFDLIVVDECHRSIYGKWRAVIEYFDAFVVGLTATPVNQTLGFFQQNIVSSYTYEQAVADGVNVGFDVYRIRTEITDGGATIDASTVVPLRDRRTRAERYQELEDDFTYASSQVGRSVISKGQLKLVLETFRDRLFTEIFPGRTTVPKTLIFARDDNHAEEIVTMVRAVFGRGNDFATKITYASRRDGDNPDTLIQAFRNSPELRIAVTVDMIATGTDVRPLECVFFLRPVRSATYFEQMKGRGARTIDAAEFQAVTPDAEVKDRFVIVDAVGVTDAELDEAVPLHRHSEQQISLRDLLRKAGTLTADPDEVATLAARLARLHQQLTDDERAELAELGGQPLTGIVRGLVEAVAPEQLNPAKEAGPAAVRDLLADALRPLAANPPLRERILEIRRAHDITIDEVNTDTLLSARGVPPEELAQVTVKNWHEYLQEHRDEITALQVFYEGRGRIGYTELNELARRIARPPQAWTPETLWRAYVLLGRAVDAPGERTVTDLVSLIRYELGIDAELRPYRSLVEERFRGWLLQQEQAGARFTADQTWWLERIKDVISVSVEITPDDLDGAPFTERGGIDGYADTFGTRAEPLLTELNQELSA; encoded by the coding sequence TTGCTGGTCTATGTCGACGCCCAGGCGGCGATGTTCAAGATTCGCACCTTCGGCGACGAGATGGCCAAGGATCTGCTTCGCCGGACGAGTCAACAGCCACGCAAGGACTTCTACAGCCGGGTCGAGGCCCTGCACGCTGACGGCACGCTGACCCGCGACGTGTACCAGGCGTTCCACAGCCTGCGGGATCAGGGCAACAGGGCGGTGCACGACCATCTCGCCGAGGTGCGGGCCGCCCTGGAGATGCTGCGTACCGGCTTTGAACTGGGGTTGTGGTTTCATCGCGCGTTGACCGGCGACCGTTCGCCGATCGGGTTCGTCCCTCCCACGCCGCCGCCGCAGCAGGTGCCGCAGAGCGTCGCCGACGCGCTTCAGGCGGAGCTGGCCCGTTACCAGCAGGAACTGGCCGAGACCAAACTGCTGCTGGCCGGTAAGCCTTCGGTGGCGGTGGCGCAGGCCGACGCCGACCGGGACGCCGAGCGGGCGATCCGGCGGGCGGCAGCCGACCGCGACGAGGCCGTCGCCCTGGTGACCAGTCTCGCGCCGGAGGTCCGCGCCGCACAGGACGCGCTCGACGCCTCCGTCACCGGCAAGGTGTCCGCCGCCAAGCGCGAGGAGTTCATCAGCCGCGCCCGGCGGGCCTCGCGCGAGCCGCTCAACGAGACGCAGACCCGGGTCGAGATCGACCGGCAGCTCACCGCCGCCGGTTGGCAGGTCCAGGACGAGAACCAGATCAACCTGTACGCGGCCACGGGCGTCGCCGTCCGTGAGGTCACCCTGGCCACCGGGCGGGCCGACTACCTGCTCTATGTGGACCGGCTGCTGGTCGGCGTGATCGAGGCCAAACGCGAGGGCACCGCACCGCGCGGTGTCGAGGCACAACTCGACCGGTACCAGCGTGGGTTGACCGCCGAGCAGCGCATCTGTGCCTGGCGGCGGGACGAACCGCTGCCGTTCGGGTACGTGGCCACGGGCACCGAGACAGCGTTCGTGAACCGGCTGGACCCGTTTCCGCGTACCCGGGAGGTCTTTGCCTTCCACCGGGCGGAGACGCTGGCGCGCTGGATGCGTGAGGCGGACGACGACCCCGACGCGCCGACGCTGCGGGCCCGGCTGCGCCGGATGCCGACGCTGGACCCGCTCGGCCTGCGCCCGGCGCAGGTGGACGCGATCACCGGTCTGGAACTGTCGCTCGCCCACGACCGCCCGCGCGGGCTGGTCCAGATGGCCACCGGCGCGGGCAAGACCTTCACCGCGGTCACCGGCAGCTACCGGTTGCTCAAGCACGCCCGCGCCAACCGGATCCTCTTCCTGGTCGACCGCAACAACCTGGGCAAGCAGACCCTCCAGGAGTACGCGGGCTACCAGACCCCCGACGACGGCCGCAAGTTCGCCGAGCTGTACAACGTCGACCGGCTCTCCGGCGCCGGCATGCTGGCCTCATCCAACGTGGTCATCTCCACGATCCAGCGGCTCTACTCGGCGCTGCGCGGCGACGACCTGCCCGACCCGGACACCGACGATCGTGCCTTCGACGACTACGACCTGGACGCGCCCGCCGAGGTGGCCTACAACCCGGCCATCCCGCCGGAGACGTTCGACCTGATCGTGGTCGACGAGTGCCACCGGTCGATCTACGGCAAGTGGCGCGCGGTCATCGAGTACTTCGACGCGTTCGTCGTGGGCCTCACCGCCACTCCGGTGAACCAGACGCTCGGCTTCTTCCAGCAGAACATCGTCTCGTCCTACACCTACGAGCAGGCGGTCGCCGACGGCGTGAACGTCGGGTTCGACGTCTACCGCATCCGCACCGAGATCACCGACGGTGGGGCGACTATCGACGCCAGCACCGTCGTGCCGCTGCGTGACCGGCGCACCCGGGCCGAGCGCTATCAGGAGCTGGAGGACGACTTCACGTACGCCAGCAGCCAGGTCGGGCGCTCGGTGATCTCGAAGGGCCAGTTGAAGCTGGTGCTGGAGACGTTCCGGGACCGCCTGTTCACCGAGATCTTCCCGGGCCGTACGACCGTGCCGAAGACGCTCATCTTCGCCCGGGACGACAACCACGCCGAGGAGATCGTCACCATGGTCCGCGCGGTCTTCGGGCGGGGCAACGACTTCGCCACGAAGATCACGTACGCCTCGCGGCGGGACGGCGACAACCCCGACACGCTGATCCAGGCGTTCCGCAACAGCCCCGAACTGCGCATCGCGGTGACCGTCGACATGATCGCCACCGGCACGGACGTACGCCCACTGGAATGTGTCTTCTTCCTCCGCCCGGTACGCAGCGCCACCTACTTCGAGCAGATGAAGGGCCGGGGCGCCCGCACCATCGACGCCGCCGAGTTCCAGGCGGTCACGCCCGACGCTGAGGTCAAGGACCGGTTCGTCATCGTCGACGCGGTCGGCGTCACCGATGCCGAGCTGGACGAGGCGGTGCCGCTGCACCGGCACTCCGAGCAGCAGATCTCGCTGCGGGACCTGCTCCGCAAGGCCGGAACGCTGACCGCCGACCCGGACGAGGTGGCCACCCTTGCCGCCCGACTGGCCCGGCTTCACCAACAGCTCACCGACGACGAACGCGCCGAGCTGGCCGAGCTGGGCGGACAACCACTCACCGGCATCGTGCGCGGGCTGGTCGAGGCGGTCGCACCGGAACAGCTCAACCCCGCGAAGGAAGCCGGCCCCGCCGCCGTACGCGACCTGCTGGCCGACGCGCTGCGTCCGCTCGCCGCGAACCCGCCGCTGCGCGAGCGCATCCTGGAGATCCGGCGCGCGCACGACATCACCATCGACGAGGTGAACACCGACACCCTGCTGTCGGCGCGCGGCGTGCCGCCCGAGGAACTGGCCCAGGTCACGGTCAAGAACTGGCACGAATACCTTCAGGAACACCGCGACGAGATCACCGCGTTGCAGGTCTTCTATGAGGGACGCGGCCGGATCGGCTACACCGAACTCAACGAACTGGCCCGCCGCATAGCCCGGCCGCCGCAGGCATGGACCCCGGAGACGCTGTGGCGGGCGTACGTCCTGCTGGGGCGCGCGGTCGACGCACCCGGCGAGCGTACCGTGACCGACCTGGTCAGCCTCATCCGCTACGAGCTGGGCATCGACGCCGAACTGCGGCCCTACCGCAGCCTCGTGGAGGAACGCTTCCGTGGGTGGCTTCTCCAACAGGAACAGGCAGGCGCTAGGTTCACAGCCGACCAGACATGGTGGTTGGAGAGGATCAAGGACGTGATATCGGTCAGCGTGGAGATAACCCCCGACGACCTCGACGGCGCACCCTTCACCGAACGCGGCGGCATCGACGGGTACGCCGACACCTTCGGCACCCGCGCCGAACCCCTCCTCACCGAACTGAACCAGGAGCTATCCGCGTGA
- a CDS encoding restriction endonuclease subunit S: MTNLPPGWAEVRLGDIATSVKNGIFVSRPGADPGGVPILRISAVRPGHLRVEDIRYTGQNAEALAEADSLLDPGDLVFTRYNGNIDFVGACAIVPQNVGPLTYPDKLIRVRVAASVASSAFIAYLFQSPRVRPQVRALARTTAGQAGISGASLKSISIPLPPLAEQRRIVGLLDNLLSRWNAGLNALNATTRRADRLREQVMYAAGVGRLAGESSKNSAPPPDPAGVVDGELPDIPGTWQWKRLGEIADVVGGVTKDGKKQADPDHVEVPYLRVANVQRARLDLSKVALIRVSPKKAEQLRLLPGDVLLNEGGDRDKLGRGWIWEGRIPDCIHQNHVFRARIADGFLHSKLLAWHANGGFGRSWFQANGLQSVNLASISLGKMRLFPVPVPPLGVQDYLVKTAEYHLSMLDGMEEAVSVARQRAANLRASLLAEAFAGRLVPQDPDDEHASELLARIRAERESALPKQKARTRRTKKELAAPPTRVTGDDYQQEAFPL; the protein is encoded by the coding sequence GTGACCAACCTGCCACCGGGCTGGGCAGAAGTGCGTCTTGGCGACATCGCTACCTCCGTCAAGAATGGCATATTCGTCTCACGGCCAGGTGCAGATCCTGGCGGCGTGCCGATCTTGCGCATTAGTGCCGTGCGGCCCGGTCATCTTCGAGTAGAGGATATCCGTTACACAGGACAGAATGCAGAAGCTCTGGCAGAGGCGGACTCCCTGCTGGATCCCGGCGATCTGGTTTTTACCCGTTACAACGGAAACATTGACTTTGTTGGGGCATGTGCAATCGTCCCGCAGAACGTTGGGCCGTTGACATATCCCGACAAGCTCATCCGTGTCCGAGTGGCCGCCAGTGTGGCCAGTTCGGCTTTCATTGCATATCTCTTTCAATCTCCCCGTGTTCGGCCCCAAGTTCGCGCGCTGGCGCGGACAACCGCAGGCCAGGCCGGTATTTCGGGGGCCAGCCTGAAGTCGATCAGCATCCCATTGCCGCCGCTCGCCGAGCAGCGGCGCATCGTCGGGTTGCTCGATAATCTACTTTCTCGTTGGAATGCGGGTTTGAATGCGCTGAACGCGACGACTCGTCGTGCTGATCGCTTACGCGAACAGGTGATGTACGCTGCTGGCGTCGGGCGGCTGGCGGGTGAATCATCGAAGAACTCTGCGCCACCTCCTGATCCGGCAGGGGTCGTCGATGGCGAGTTGCCCGACATTCCCGGCACTTGGCAGTGGAAGCGGCTGGGTGAGATCGCCGATGTCGTCGGCGGTGTCACTAAGGATGGCAAGAAGCAGGCAGACCCCGATCATGTCGAAGTCCCTTATCTGCGGGTCGCGAATGTTCAGCGCGCCCGCCTCGACCTTTCCAAGGTGGCGCTGATCAGGGTTTCTCCCAAGAAAGCCGAGCAGTTGAGGCTGCTGCCGGGCGATGTTCTTTTGAATGAGGGTGGCGACCGAGACAAGTTGGGGCGCGGCTGGATCTGGGAGGGGCGGATTCCTGACTGCATCCACCAGAACCATGTGTTTCGCGCCCGGATTGCGGACGGATTTCTGCACTCGAAGTTGCTAGCGTGGCATGCGAATGGCGGATTCGGCCGAAGTTGGTTCCAAGCCAACGGGCTGCAAAGTGTGAATCTCGCGTCTATCAGCCTTGGCAAAATGCGGCTGTTTCCTGTTCCTGTGCCACCTTTGGGTGTCCAGGACTACCTGGTCAAGACGGCTGAATATCACCTTTCGATGCTGGACGGTATGGAGGAAGCCGTATCCGTGGCGCGACAAAGGGCTGCAAACCTGCGGGCGTCGTTGTTGGCGGAGGCGTTCGCTGGGCGGTTGGTGCCGCAGGATCCGGATGACGAGCATGCCTCCGAGTTGCTCGCGCGGATCAGGGCCGAGCGGGAGTCCGCGTTGCCGAAGCAGAAGGCGCGTACCCGGCGTACCAAGAAGGAGCTGGCGGCACCGCCGACCAGGGTGACCGGTGACGACTACCAGCAGGAGGCGTTTCCCCTGTGA
- a CDS encoding type I restriction-modification system subunit M, which yields MSTVDSRRLVQKLWNYCDVLRDDGVSTIDYVEQLTFLLFLKMADERAHRSLRPEQIVPDELSWQTLLDADGDALEVQYRHVLTGLAREGGTLGTIFRKAQNKIQDPAKLKRLIVDLIDKEQWSSTGVDVKGDAYEELLARGAEDTKSGAGQYFTPRALTAAMVDVMLPTPDDTITDPACGTGGFLLAAFEYVQRHHGASLTPDQRRRLGGGAVTGTELVDGTARLAAMNMLLHGIGNPGGDSLITVGDALGKPPSQRYTLVLANPPFGRSSTIRSVTESGRASREEREIERPDFWAATANKQLNFVQHIASLLEIDGRAAVVLPDNVLFEGGAGETIRRRLLKQYDLHTLLRLPTGIFYAGGVKANVLFFERRRAREEPWTQKLWVYDFRTNQHFTLKQNPLRREHLQDFVDCYLPGKDRSERVETERFRAFTYADLIARDKVNLDITWLRDASLDDVDALLPPEVIAQEIVEDLQAALREFAAIADALGSSRSESV from the coding sequence GTGAGCACTGTGGATTCGCGCCGGTTGGTGCAGAAGCTGTGGAACTACTGTGACGTGCTGAGGGACGACGGCGTGTCGACCATCGACTACGTGGAGCAGTTGACGTTCCTGCTGTTCCTCAAGATGGCCGACGAGCGGGCCCACCGGTCGTTGCGGCCGGAGCAGATCGTGCCGGACGAGTTGAGCTGGCAGACGTTGCTCGACGCGGACGGGGACGCCTTGGAGGTGCAGTACCGGCATGTGCTCACCGGGTTGGCCCGGGAGGGCGGGACGCTCGGCACGATCTTCCGGAAGGCGCAGAACAAGATCCAGGACCCGGCGAAGCTCAAGCGGCTGATCGTGGATCTGATCGACAAGGAGCAGTGGTCGAGCACGGGGGTCGACGTCAAGGGCGACGCCTACGAGGAGTTGCTGGCCCGGGGTGCGGAGGACACCAAGTCGGGGGCCGGGCAGTATTTCACGCCCCGCGCGCTCACCGCAGCGATGGTCGATGTCATGCTGCCCACCCCGGACGACACGATCACCGACCCGGCCTGCGGCACCGGGGGCTTCCTGCTGGCCGCCTTCGAGTACGTCCAGCGGCACCACGGCGCGAGCCTCACCCCCGACCAGCGCCGTCGGCTCGGCGGCGGTGCCGTCACCGGCACCGAGCTGGTCGACGGCACCGCCCGGCTGGCCGCGATGAACATGCTGCTGCACGGTATCGGCAACCCCGGTGGCGACTCCCTCATCACCGTCGGTGACGCGCTGGGCAAGCCGCCGTCGCAGCGGTACACCCTGGTGTTGGCCAACCCGCCGTTCGGCCGCAGCTCCACGATCCGCTCGGTGACCGAGAGCGGGCGGGCCTCCCGCGAGGAGCGGGAGATCGAACGCCCCGACTTCTGGGCGGCGACCGCCAACAAGCAGCTCAACTTCGTACAGCACATCGCGTCGCTGCTGGAGATCGACGGCCGCGCGGCCGTCGTCCTGCCCGACAACGTGCTGTTCGAGGGCGGCGCGGGCGAGACCATCCGCCGTCGGCTGCTCAAACAGTACGACCTGCACACGCTGCTGCGGCTGCCCACCGGCATCTTCTACGCCGGCGGGGTCAAGGCGAACGTGCTGTTCTTCGAGCGTCGGCGGGCCCGCGAGGAACCCTGGACCCAGAAGCTCTGGGTGTACGACTTCCGGACCAACCAGCATTTCACGCTCAAGCAGAACCCGCTGCGCCGCGAACACCTCCAGGATTTCGTCGACTGCTACCTGCCGGGCAAGGACCGGTCGGAGCGGGTGGAGACCGAGCGTTTCCGGGCCTTCACCTATGCGGACCTGATAGCCCGGGACAAGGTGAACCTGGACATCACCTGGCTGCGGGACGCCTCCCTGGACGACGTCGACGCGCTGCTGCCACCCGAGGTGATCGCGCAGGAGATCGTCGAGGACCTCCAGGCGGCGCTCCGCGAGTTCGCGGCCATCGCCGACGCGCTCGGCAGTTCCCGATCCGAGTCGGTCTGA
- a CDS encoding TerC family protein: MEFLTSPELWIAFATLLLLEIVLGIDNVVFISILAGRLPEHQQARARTIGLSLALITRLLLLASLSWIIGLTATLFTVFGQEISGRDLILFLGGLFLVGKATYEIHEHLEGGDHGRANKKVVSFGVVIAQILVLDVVFSLDSVITAVGMVDELAIMVAAVVIAMIIMLVSAAAVSNFVNKHPTVKMLALSFLLIIGASLIAESFDQHIPKGYVYGPIAFSIFVEFLNLRVRSRQRRQQEAQPVQLHPTYVKDGQARPEPEPEKTPAG, from the coding sequence ATGGAATTCTTGACCAGTCCAGAGCTGTGGATCGCATTCGCGACCCTGCTCCTGCTGGAGATCGTGTTGGGCATCGACAACGTCGTGTTCATCTCGATCCTGGCCGGACGGCTGCCCGAGCACCAGCAGGCCCGGGCACGGACGATCGGGTTGTCGCTGGCCCTGATCACCCGTCTGCTCCTGCTGGCCTCGCTGTCCTGGATCATCGGGCTGACCGCGACGCTGTTCACCGTGTTCGGTCAGGAGATCTCCGGACGGGACCTGATCCTGTTCCTGGGCGGGTTGTTCCTGGTCGGCAAGGCGACGTACGAGATCCACGAGCATCTTGAGGGCGGCGATCACGGCCGCGCGAACAAGAAGGTCGTCTCGTTCGGCGTGGTCATCGCGCAGATCCTGGTGCTGGACGTGGTCTTCTCGCTGGACTCCGTGATCACCGCGGTCGGTATGGTCGACGAACTCGCCATCATGGTGGCCGCCGTGGTCATCGCGATGATCATCATGTTGGTCTCGGCCGCCGCGGTCAGCAACTTCGTCAACAAGCACCCGACGGTCAAGATGCTTGCCCTGTCCTTCCTGCTGATCATCGGTGCCAGCCTGATCGCGGAGAGCTTCGACCAGCACATCCCGAAGGGTTACGTGTACGGCCCGATCGCCTTCTCGATCTTCGTCGAGTTCCTCAACCTGCGGGTCCGGTCGCGCCAGCGCCGCCAGCAGGAGGCGCAGCCGGTGCAGTTGCACCCGACGTACGTCAAGGACGGCCAGGCCCGGCCCGAGCCCGAGCCCGAGAAGACCCCGGCCGGCTGA
- a CDS encoding YciI family protein, with translation MAGEPRVDFALDTFECIVLYPGAAGRALPAETIQRLQAEHAEHMAALQRRGIILVAGAVDGNDAREPDPPLGFGLARTGSVDDVRSVMEADPAVQAELYRVDVMTFLCPAGSLEFPLAKTES, from the coding sequence ATGGCAGGAGAGCCTCGGGTCGACTTCGCGCTCGACACGTTCGAGTGCATCGTGCTGTATCCCGGCGCCGCCGGGCGGGCGTTGCCGGCCGAGACCATCCAGCGTCTCCAGGCCGAGCACGCCGAGCACATGGCGGCGTTGCAGCGCCGGGGGATCATCCTGGTGGCCGGGGCGGTGGACGGGAACGACGCCCGGGAGCCGGACCCGCCGCTCGGGTTCGGGCTGGCCCGCACCGGCTCGGTGGACGACGTCCGCAGCGTGATGGAGGCCGACCCTGCGGTGCAGGCCGAGCTCTATCGGGTGGACGTGATGACTTTTCTCTGCCCGGCGGGCTCGCTGGAGTTTCCGCTGGCCAAGACGGAGAGCTGA
- the pyk gene encoding pyruvate kinase yields the protein MGVTRRAKIVCTLGPATSSPERIRGLVEAGMNVARLNFSHGSHADHEAVYRLVREAAEAAGQPVAVLADLQGPKIRLGRFADGPHEWRTGDSVVITGDEILGSKERVSCTYRKLPQEVKPGDRLLIDDGRVAVEVTDVTGNDIRVLVTEGGPVSNNKGVSLPNVAVSVPALSEKDAADLRFALGLGVDLVALSFVRSAEDIKLCHAIMSEVGVHRPVLAKVEKPEAVDHLEAIVLAFDGVMVARGDLGVELPLDEVPLVQKRAVQLCRENAKPVIVATQMLDSMIENSRPTRAEASDVANAVLDGADAVMLSGETSVGRYPVLTVSTMAKIVTTTEAGSIAVPRLQHDPRTHGGALTVAASSIARAIGAKALVAFSQTGDTVRRLSRLHCDLPLLAFTPVPEVRQQLALCWGVETFLMPFVEHTDDMFRQVDQALLGLNRGNPGDLVVVVAGSPPGSPGSTNTLRVHQLGSLVDAATARALQ from the coding sequence ATGGGCGTGACACGCCGCGCGAAGATCGTCTGCACTCTTGGCCCCGCCACCTCGTCGCCCGAGCGCATCCGTGGGCTCGTCGAGGCCGGCATGAACGTGGCGAGGCTCAACTTCAGCCACGGCAGCCACGCCGACCACGAAGCGGTCTACCGGCTCGTCCGGGAGGCAGCCGAGGCGGCCGGCCAGCCGGTGGCGGTCCTGGCCGACCTGCAGGGACCGAAGATCCGGCTGGGCCGGTTCGCCGACGGGCCGCACGAGTGGCGTACCGGCGACTCCGTCGTGATCACCGGCGACGAGATCCTGGGCAGCAAGGAGCGTGTCTCCTGCACGTACCGCAAGCTTCCGCAGGAGGTCAAGCCCGGTGACCGGCTGCTGATCGACGACGGCCGGGTCGCCGTCGAGGTCACCGACGTCACCGGCAACGACATCCGGGTACTGGTCACCGAGGGTGGGCCGGTCAGCAACAACAAGGGCGTCTCGCTGCCCAACGTCGCGGTCAGCGTGCCGGCCCTCTCCGAGAAGGACGCGGCCGACCTGCGCTTCGCGCTCGGCCTCGGTGTCGACCTGGTGGCGCTCTCCTTCGTCCGCTCCGCCGAAGACATCAAGCTCTGCCACGCGATCATGAGCGAGGTCGGCGTGCACCGGCCCGTACTCGCCAAGGTCGAGAAGCCGGAGGCCGTCGACCACCTGGAAGCGATCGTGCTGGCCTTCGACGGGGTCATGGTCGCCCGTGGCGACCTCGGTGTGGAACTGCCGCTGGACGAGGTCCCGCTGGTGCAGAAGCGCGCCGTGCAGCTCTGCCGGGAGAACGCCAAGCCGGTCATCGTGGCCACCCAGATGCTCGACTCGATGATCGAGAACTCGCGGCCGACCCGCGCCGAGGCCTCCGACGTGGCCAACGCGGTGCTCGACGGCGCCGACGCGGTGATGCTCTCCGGCGAGACCAGCGTCGGCAGGTACCCGGTGCTCACCGTCAGCACCATGGCCAAGATCGTCACCACCACCGAGGCCGGGTCCATCGCGGTGCCCCGACTCCAGCACGATCCGCGTACGCACGGCGGGGCGCTGACCGTCGCCGCCTCCTCCATCGCCCGGGCCATCGGCGCCAAGGCGCTGGTCGCGTTCTCGCAGACCGGTGACACCGTGCGCCGGTTGAGCCGGCTGCACTGCGACCTGCCGCTGCTGGCCTTCACCCCGGTCCCCGAGGTGCGCCAGCAGCTCGCCCTCTGCTGGGGCGTGGAGACCTTCCTGATGCCGTTCGTCGAGCACACCGACGACATGTTCCGGCAGGTCGACCAGGCGCTGCTCGGACTCAACCGGGGCAACCCCGGTGACCTGGTGGTGGTCGTGGCCGGCAGCCCGCCCGGCAGCCCCGGCTCGACCAACACGCTGCGGGTGCACCAGCTCGGATCGCTCGTCGACGCCGCCACCGCGAGGGCGTTGCAGTGA
- a CDS encoding acyl-CoA thioesterase has protein sequence MTDGEGTIVGQAAVDQLLEVLDLESTGAMSFRGMSPPVGPQRVYGGQVAGQALVAAGRTVAPERVVHSLHGYFVRPGDPVEPIAYEVENIRDGRSFSVRRSVALQHGKPIFFMSASFQLSQEGLDHQTPVPPDVPAPDAVPTMADRLARYPERLGIWGQIPRPIDVRYLGEPGWVRPGERPADPSPRVWMRIDGKLPDDPLLHACALTYASDLTLLDSVLSAHGEVWGPGGVVGASLDHALWFHRPFRADEWILYDCASPSASGARGLATGQMFTVEGRHIASVVQEGLLRRVWE, from the coding sequence GTGACCGACGGCGAGGGGACCATCGTCGGCCAGGCCGCCGTCGACCAGCTGCTGGAGGTGCTCGACCTGGAGTCGACCGGCGCCATGTCGTTCCGGGGGATGAGCCCCCCGGTCGGCCCGCAGCGGGTCTACGGTGGCCAGGTCGCCGGCCAGGCACTGGTCGCGGCCGGGCGCACCGTCGCCCCGGAACGCGTGGTCCACTCGCTGCACGGCTACTTCGTCCGCCCCGGCGACCCGGTCGAGCCGATCGCGTACGAGGTGGAGAACATCCGCGACGGCCGCTCCTTCTCGGTACGCCGCTCGGTCGCCCTGCAACACGGCAAGCCGATCTTCTTCATGTCCGCCTCGTTCCAGCTCTCCCAGGAGGGGCTGGACCACCAGACCCCGGTCCCGCCGGACGTGCCCGCGCCGGACGCCGTTCCCACGATGGCCGACCGGCTGGCCCGTTACCCCGAACGGCTCGGCATCTGGGGACAGATCCCCCGACCCATCGACGTCCGCTACCTCGGTGAACCCGGCTGGGTACGCCCCGGTGAACGACCGGCCGACCCGTCCCCACGGGTATGGATGCGCATCGACGGCAAACTCCCCGACGACCCGCTGCTGCACGCCTGCGCCCTCACGTACGCCTCCGACCTGACCCTGCTCGACTCGGTGCTCTCCGCACACGGTGAGGTGTGGGGGCCGGGCGGGGTGGTCGGGGCGAGCCTGGACCACGCCCTGTGGTTCCACCGTCCGTTCCGCGCCGACGAATGGATCCTCTACGACTGCGCCAGCCCGTCCGCCTCGGGTGCCCGGGGACTGGCGACCGGCCAGATGTTCACCGTCGAGGGCCGGCACATCGCCAGCGTCGTGCAGGAGGGCCTGCTGCGCCGGGTGTGGGAGTAG